TATCTCCGCGCAATGCCAATCAGGCTCTTCTGGTAAAGGCGTTCAGGGAGAACGACCTGACGTTTGCGCTCGGTCCGGCAGGCACAGGAAAGACCTATATAGCGATAGCCCTTGCCGTTAAGGCTCTTAAGAACAAGGAGGTGCGCAAGATCATCCTGTCGCGTCCCGCTGTGGAGGCTGGCGAGAAGCTCGGGTTCCTGCCCGGCGACATGAAGGACAAGATCGACCCCTATCTCCAGCCGCTCTATGATGCGCTTGAGGACATGATCCCGGCGGTCAAGCTCAAGGAGTATATGGAGACCAATGTGATACAGATAGCCCCGCTGGCATTCATGCGGGGCAGGACTCTCAATGATGCGGTGATCGTGCTCGATGAGGCGCAGAACACCACTGTGCACCAGATAAAAATGTTCCTCACCCGCCTTGGCATGAATGCCAAGATGATAATCACCGGCGATGCCACGCAGATCGACCTTCCGCGTTCGGTGCAGTCGGGGCTCGTGCAGGCTCTCCACATCCTCAGGGGGGTGCCGGGCATAGGAAGAGTGGAGTTCGGGAAGAAGGACATTGTGCGCCACTCGCTCGTGCAGCGCATAGTCGAGGCATACGAACGCCACGATAAGGAGGAGATGAAGTCTCACCCCGAGCAGATGACGGAGTAGATTTTAAGACCGGAGGACCGGAGGACCAGAGGGTTAAAAAGACAGAAGAACAGGAGAACTTTTTATAGGACCACCCATATAAGATAGGTTTTTAAACCTATAGATATATGGTGCTTTGGTCCTATAAAAAGTTCTCCTGTTCTTCTGTCTTTACCTTTTTCCGGTAAAGGTGTGTGGCGTCGTTTTACCAGATGATCACGCGCTCTGATTCGGGGCGGAACATGGGATCGCTTTCAGTGATGCCGAATGCCTCGAAGAAGGGGGCGATGTTGCGCAGGGTGACGTTGACGCGGTTTATGCCGAGCGAGTGTACGTCGCCTGTGGTGAGCGAGCGTATCTCTTCGGGGCGGATGTTGGTTGCCCAGAGGTTGGCATAGTTCATATAGAATACCTGGGCGGGTGAGAATCCGTCGATGTTGGCTTCGGGGGAGTTGATGTCGACACCTTTCTTCTCCTGCGAGTCGAGGAAGGCTGTCATGGCAACGCGGAGTCCGCCCTGGTCGGCTATGTTCTCGCCGAGGGTATAGGTGCCGTTAGCCTTGAGTCCGGGGAGCACCTCCACCTCGTCGAACTGGGCGATGAGACCCTTGGTCTTCTCTTCGAATTTGGCGAGGTCCTCGGGGGTCCACCAGTTGGTCATGTTGCCGTTGGCATCGAAGTTGCGTCCCTGGTCGTCGAATCCGTGGGTCATCTCGTGGCCTATCACCACGCCGATGCCACCGTAGTTCTCAGCGTCGGATGCGTTGGGGTCGAAGAAGGGTGCCTGGAGGATTGCTGCGGGGAACACGATCTCGTTGGCGAGGGGGTTGTAGTAGGCGTTGACTGTCTGAGGTGTCATTCCCCACTCAGTGCGGTCGACAGGCTTGCCCCACTTGGAGTAGGTCTCGCGCTGGTGCCACATGCTTGCGTTGTGCATGTTCTCGTAGTAGGACAGGCTGGGGTCGATCTCCATTGAGGAGTAGTCCTTCCACTTGTCGGGGTATCCGATCTTTACGGTGAAGGCTGCGAGCTTCTCCTGGGCGCGTGTCTTGGTGGAGTCGCTCATCCAGTCGAGGTTGTCGATGTGCTTTCCGAGGGCTGTGCGCAGGTTCTCAACGAGTCCGAGCATGTAGTCCTTGGAGGACTGGGGGAAGTATTTCTCGACATAGAGCTGTCCGATGGCTTCGCCGAGGGCACCTTCGGTGGCACCGAGGGAGCGTTTCCAGAGAGGACGGAGCTCCTGGACGCCGCTCATTACCTTGTTGAACTCGAAAGATGCCTGGGTGAAGTTGTCGCTGAGCTTGGATGCGGCCTGGCTCACGTAGTCCCAGAGGTAGTAGTCCTTGATCTCACGGTCGGTGAGGGTGGAGATTAGCTTGGAGCCTGTTGCCACGGTCTTGGGGTCGGTGACGATGATGGTGTCGGGGGTCTGTATGCCCATTGTCTCCACGAAGAAGCGGTCCCAGTTGACGGCGGGGTATTCAGCCTTGACCTGTGCGATGGTGCAGGGGTTGTACATCGCGACGATGTCGCGGCTCTCTTCGCGGGTCTTGGTGTCGCGTGCGATGGCTGTCTCGATCTTCATCACGTTGCCGGTGATGCGGTCGGCATCCTCCTTGGAGTATCCTGCGTTCTGCATCTGTGTGGCGATGAGTGTCTTGTAGGCGTTGCGCACGGCGGTGTTGCGCTCGTCGTCGAGGAGGTAGTAGTCACGGTCGCCCATGCCGAGCCGGGCACCTGAGACGTACATGGCGTACTTTGTGGAGTTTGCCATATCCTCCATCGGTCCTGCTCCGAAGAATGGGCTTGCGTAGTTGCCGTGCATCCATATGAAGAGGTCCTCCATTCCTTCGCGCGGGGTGTCCTCGATCTTTTTGAGGTCGGCGAGGATGGGTTTGGCTCCTTCGGTGTTGCGGCGTGCGGTGTCCATTGCGAGGGAGTATACGGTCCATACCTTGTGGGCTACGGTGCCGGGTTGCGGATCGGTTGATCCGAGTCCTTCCACGAGGCTGCGCACGCGAGCCTCGCAGGTGTCGTTGATCACATCAAACTGTCCGTAGCGGGCATGTTCGGCGGTGAGGGGGTTTGCCTCGATCCAGCCTTTGTTGATGCGGTTGTAGAAGTCGTGGCCCGGAGCTATCGTGGTGTCGATGTAGGCTGGGTTGACGCTTGCCAGGTGCTCGGAGTTGCCGCGGCTGCATGATGATGCTATCGCGGCAAGAGCGATGACGGTGAGAGGTAATGTTTTCATTGGTTTCTTATGGTTGATGATTGGAGTTATTGCTGCTGAAGGGATGCGAGGGTGGCGCGTAGCTGCTCCTCGGTGGCTGTGAGGCGTTGGCGGCACATGTGGAGGAGCTCGGTGGCGCGGCGAGTGTAGTCGGCGAGGCTGTCGATGTCGCACTTGTCGCTTTGCATGAGGCGCACGATGTTCTCAAGCTCGTTGATGCTCTGTGAGTACGAGAGCTGCTCGTCGGCGGGGTTGGGTTGCATTGTCGGGGGGATGTGAGGGGGAGGGGTTATTGTTCGATTTTTTCCACTATCCGGGTGAATATCTCGTCGATGGAGCCGATTCCGTGTATTGAGCGGTATCTGCCGTCGCGTATGTAGTATTCACGCAGGGGTGATGTGGTGTTGTGGTATACGTCGAGACGTTTGCGTATGGTGTCGGCGTTGTCGTCGTCGCGTCCGGATACTTTGCCGCGCTCGATGAGGCGTGCGGTGAGCACATCGTCGGGGACTTCGAGTCCGATCACAGAGTGGATTTTCTCGCCGCGTTTTTCGAGCATTTCGCTGAGGGCGTCGGCCTGCGGTATGGTGCGTGGGAATCCGTCGAATATGAATCCTTTGGATGAGGGCATGAGTCGGTCGACTTTGGCTGCGAGTATGCTTACCATAAGGTCGTCGGGGATGAGGTTGCCCTTGGATATGTAGGAGTCGGCTATTTTGCCGAGTTCGGTGCCTGCGGCGATCTCGCCACGCAGTACTTCGCCTGTTGATATGTGAGTGAGACCGTAGCGGTCGATGAGTTTTTCGCTTTGAGTGCCCTTGCCACTGCCCGGGCCTCCAAAAATTACAAGATTAAACATTCTACTAAAAAGCCTATCAGAATGGAAGTTCTATAATTATTGTGTCGGGACTCACGTCCCGGGGTGTTAGATGGCTGAGGAGGGAGAGTGTTTCAGGATTGACGGTTCCGGTGAGGAGGGTTGGCTGTGAGGGATGATTGCCCGGATGCAGGGAGGGGTGGGGGAGAGGGCCTGCCGGCGGCGGATCATTCGTCGAGTACGTAGATGTCGTTGAGGTTGCGTGCCTTGCCGTCGATGTCGAGTCCGTAGCCGATGATGAATTTTTTGGGTATCTCGAAGCCGACGTAGTCGGGGGTCACTGGTACCTGGAGTGCTTCGGGCTTGAAGAGGAGTGTGGCTATCCGTACTGACGAGGGGTTCATTGCCTTGATGTCGGCCTGGAGGCGGGTCATGGTGTGTCCGGTGTCGATGATGTCCTCGATAATGATAACATCACGTCCGGAGATGTCCTCGGAGAGCCCCATTATCTGTTTTACGGAGCCTGTCGATGATGTGCCTTCGTAGCTTTTGAGGCGTATGAAGGTGATCTCGGCGTCGATGTCGATGGCGCGGAAGAGGTCGAGCGCGAACGGTGCCGCTCCGTTGAGCACACATACGAGTAGCGGGTAGCTGTCGGTGTAGTCGGCGGATATGGCTTTGCCAAGGGTGGCTACACGCTGGCGTATTTCTTCATTTTCGATGAAGGGACGGAATGTGAGTCCCTGGTAGGTCTTACGTTTCATTTTGGCAACTTTGGGTGCAAAGTTACTAAAAATGTGTAGTAATGTCAATTGTTTTTGCGAAAAAAAGATTCCAATGTGGCGGGTCGCCATATTGGAATCTTTTTTATGGTGTTTTTTTGTTTTGGATGTTTGTTGTGTTTCTGTCGGTGTTTGCGTCGGTACCGGCGGGGGCGCGCCCCGCCCTACTTTTGGAGGGCTTTCAGTGCTGCGGCGTAGTCGGGCTCGCTGGTGATTTCGTGGACGAGGTCGCGGTAGATGACGCGGCGGTTTTCGTCGAGGATGAGGACGCATCGGGTGAGGAGTCCTGCGAGGGGTCCGTCAACGAGCTGTAGTCCGTATTTCTGCCCGAAGAGTGGTGAGCGGAATGCTGATCCGAAGATTACGTTGTCGATGCCTTCGATGGTGCAGAACCGTCCCATTGCGAAGGGGAGGTCCATGGATACGCATATGATGGCTACGTTGTCGAGGCTGGCTGCTTCCTGGTTGAAGCGTCGCACGGAGGTGGCGCATACCGGTGTGTCGAGGCTCGGGAAGATGTTGAGGACTACGCGTTTGTCGGCGAAGTCGGAGCATAGTATCTGTGAGAGGTCGGGTGCGGTGAGGTGGTAGCATGGTGCTGTCTCGCCTATGCCGGGGACTGTGCCGCATGTGTGGCAGGGTGTTCCTTTGAAGAGTACGGTTTCCATATTTTGTTAGTTTTTATGAGTGTAATTTATTTTGGACCATAGGACCAGGGGGATAAGACAGGAGAACAGGAGGGTTTTAGGCCAGAGACCCAGAGGGCTATAGGGTTTAAGACAGGAGAACAGGAGGACTTTTGGACTATAGTGCTATAGAGCTATAGGGTTATGGCATACGGCAGGAGGGGTGTGGAGCAGAGATGTGGGGGGGATAGTCCTGAGGGGGGGACAATAAATAATGTCGGATGCCGGCGGGGGCGTGCCCCCGCCCTACGGTTATCGGGA
The sequence above is drawn from the Duncaniella freteri genome and encodes:
- a CDS encoding PhoH family protein; the encoded protein is MIERIVIIDNVDPVSFYGVNNSNMHLIRNLFPKLRMAARGSVIKVIGDDAETAEFERKIKELEEYCSRFNKLTEEVILDIVKGNAPSEPKQDDVIIYGINGKAISPRNANQALLVKAFRENDLTFALGPAGTGKTYIAIALAVKALKNKEVRKIILSRPAVEAGEKLGFLPGDMKDKIDPYLQPLYDALEDMIPAVKLKEYMETNVIQIAPLAFMRGRTLNDAVIVLDEAQNTTVHQIKMFLTRLGMNAKMIITGDATQIDLPRSVQSGLVQALHILRGVPGIGRVEFGKKDIVRHSLVQRIVEAYERHDKEEMKSHPEQMTE
- a CDS encoding M13 family metallopeptidase; this translates as MKTLPLTVIALAAIASSCSRGNSEHLASVNPAYIDTTIAPGHDFYNRINKGWIEANPLTAEHARYGQFDVINDTCEARVRSLVEGLGSTDPQPGTVAHKVWTVYSLAMDTARRNTEGAKPILADLKKIEDTPREGMEDLFIWMHGNYASPFFGAGPMEDMANSTKYAMYVSGARLGMGDRDYYLLDDERNTAVRNAYKTLIATQMQNAGYSKEDADRITGNVMKIETAIARDTKTREESRDIVAMYNPCTIAQVKAEYPAVNWDRFFVETMGIQTPDTIIVTDPKTVATGSKLISTLTDREIKDYYLWDYVSQAASKLSDNFTQASFEFNKVMSGVQELRPLWKRSLGATEGALGEAIGQLYVEKYFPQSSKDYMLGLVENLRTALGKHIDNLDWMSDSTKTRAQEKLAAFTVKIGYPDKWKDYSSMEIDPSLSYYENMHNASMWHQRETYSKWGKPVDRTEWGMTPQTVNAYYNPLANEIVFPAAILQAPFFDPNASDAENYGGIGVVIGHEMTHGFDDQGRNFDANGNMTNWWTPEDLAKFEEKTKGLIAQFDEVEVLPGLKANGTYTLGENIADQGGLRVAMTAFLDSQEKKGVDINSPEANIDGFSPAQVFYMNYANLWATNIRPEEIRSLTTGDVHSLGINRVNVTLRNIAPFFEAFGITESDPMFRPESERVIIW
- the xseB gene encoding exodeoxyribonuclease VII small subunit is translated as MQPNPADEQLSYSQSINELENIVRLMQSDKCDIDSLADYTRRATELLHMCRQRLTATEEQLRATLASLQQQ
- a CDS encoding adenylate kinase, which encodes MFNLVIFGGPGSGKGTQSEKLIDRYGLTHISTGEVLRGEIAAGTELGKIADSYISKGNLIPDDLMVSILAAKVDRLMPSSKGFIFDGFPRTIPQADALSEMLEKRGEKIHSVIGLEVPDDVLTARLIERGKVSGRDDDNADTIRKRLDVYHNTTSPLREYYIRDGRYRSIHGIGSIDEIFTRIVEKIEQ
- the hpt gene encoding hypoxanthine phosphoribosyltransferase gives rise to the protein MKRKTYQGLTFRPFIENEEIRQRVATLGKAISADYTDSYPLLVCVLNGAAPFALDLFRAIDIDAEITFIRLKSYEGTSSTGSVKQIMGLSEDISGRDVIIIEDIIDTGHTMTRLQADIKAMNPSSVRIATLLFKPEALQVPVTPDYVGFEIPKKFIIGYGLDIDGKARNLNDIYVLDE
- the tpx gene encoding thiol peroxidase, which produces METVLFKGTPCHTCGTVPGIGETAPCYHLTAPDLSQILCSDFADKRVVLNIFPSLDTPVCATSVRRFNQEAASLDNVAIICVSMDLPFAMGRFCTIEGIDNVIFGSAFRSPLFGQKYGLQLVDGPLAGLLTRCVLILDENRRVIYRDLVHEITSEPDYAAALKALQK